In Ammoniphilus sp. CFH 90114, a single window of DNA contains:
- a CDS encoding S41 family peptidase, which produces MDGLRIKGSTLAALLGLTMVFSSLFTMVAMDSERSVLGQTLSTFLDKVGLTSPAPSAPNIGNRVAPSEAESLKKIYEVYGMIQQNYLEEVDPQKLVDGAINGMINSLEDPYSVYMDPKSAEQFTESIHSSFQGIGAEVTMEGGKVTIVSPFKGSPAEKAGLRPHDQVISVNGESLEGLDLYEAVLKIRGPKGSEAKLEVIRPGLRDALTVIVVRDEIPLETVYSETIKKNGKTFGKIEVTQFSMNTGTRFKEELEKFEKEKVDGLIIDLRGNPGGLLNVVVDMGHLLVPNKGVILQVEDTSGTREVMKSKLDGKKPYPITVLIDKGSASASEILAGALKENGYKIVGQTSFGKGTVQNSMELEDKSQVKMTIAKWLTPSGGWINKTGVEPTVAIEQPKYFFAAPISLEEGNLKYDQNGEAIHNLQMILEGLGFPAGRTDGYFDEKTVTAVKAFQKLNELPMTGEVDEKTAAMLQEQLVKKIKDPANDLQLQAAIQVLDKEAKK; this is translated from the coding sequence GTGGATGGATTGCGGATCAAGGGCAGCACGTTAGCAGCTCTGCTTGGTCTTACCATGGTGTTTAGCAGTCTGTTTACCATGGTGGCGATGGACTCGGAGAGAAGTGTACTCGGACAAACTTTATCCACGTTTCTCGATAAGGTTGGGTTAACTTCCCCTGCACCCTCAGCTCCCAATATAGGGAATAGGGTAGCGCCATCGGAAGCGGAGAGTTTGAAGAAGATTTATGAAGTGTACGGCATGATTCAACAGAACTATTTAGAGGAAGTAGATCCGCAAAAGCTAGTCGATGGAGCAATTAATGGGATGATTAACTCCCTCGAAGATCCGTATTCCGTTTATATGGATCCGAAGTCTGCGGAGCAATTTACCGAATCGATTCATTCCTCTTTTCAAGGGATCGGTGCTGAAGTGACGATGGAGGGAGGAAAGGTGACCATCGTTTCTCCGTTTAAGGGATCTCCAGCGGAGAAGGCGGGTCTTCGCCCTCATGACCAAGTGATCAGTGTGAACGGAGAATCTTTGGAAGGGCTAGATTTATATGAAGCGGTATTGAAAATTAGAGGTCCGAAGGGATCGGAAGCTAAGCTAGAAGTCATCCGCCCGGGTTTACGGGATGCGTTAACGGTTATTGTCGTTCGGGATGAGATTCCGCTCGAGACCGTTTACAGCGAGACGATTAAGAAGAATGGCAAGACATTCGGAAAAATTGAAGTCACGCAATTCTCGATGAATACGGGAACTCGCTTCAAGGAAGAGCTAGAGAAGTTTGAAAAGGAAAAGGTGGACGGCCTCATCATTGATTTGCGCGGGAATCCAGGCGGATTACTGAATGTTGTTGTTGACATGGGTCATCTGCTTGTACCGAATAAAGGCGTTATCCTTCAAGTCGAGGATACTTCAGGCACCCGAGAAGTCATGAAATCAAAGCTTGATGGGAAGAAGCCTTACCCGATTACAGTTCTGATTGATAAAGGAAGCGCCAGTGCCTCTGAGATTCTGGCTGGTGCGCTAAAAGAAAATGGTTATAAAATTGTAGGTCAGACTAGCTTCGGTAAAGGTACGGTTCAGAACTCGATGGAGCTCGAAGATAAAAGTCAAGTGAAGATGACGATTGCGAAGTGGTTGACCCCTTCTGGAGGATGGATTAATAAAACAGGGGTGGAGCCTACGGTGGCCATTGAACAGCCGAAGTACTTCTTCGCAGCACCCATTAGTCTTGAGGAAGGTAACCTGAAGTACGACCAGAATGGAGAAGCCATTCACAACTTGCAGATGATTCTAGAAGGATTAGGCTTCCCAGCAGGACGGACAGATGGATACTTTGATGAAAAGACGGTGACAGCAGTTAAAGCATTCCAGAAACTAAACGAGCTTCCGATGACGGGGGAAGTCGATGAGAAAACAGCGGCTATGCTTCAAGAACAGTTGGTAAAGAAAATTAAGGATCCAGCCAATGACTTACAGCTTCAGGCCGCGATCCAGGTTCTGGACAAAGAGGCAAAAAAATAA
- a CDS encoding DUF2198 family protein, producing the protein MEGITIGKVLIALLVPFALMAGLSRFSLNTIVGLIATVGILMAVFEGYSHGPVIMAIGTFSLLAGYLLARRLLKDKKLTE; encoded by the coding sequence ATGGAAGGAATAACAATAGGGAAGGTGCTGATTGCCCTGCTGGTGCCTTTTGCACTGATGGCGGGATTGTCGCGATTCTCTTTGAATACGATTGTGGGGTTAATCGCAACGGTCGGTATTTTGATGGCCGTTTTTGAAGGATACAGCCATGGTCCTGTTATTATGGCAATCGGAACTTTTTCTTTATTAGCGGGCTATCTCTTAGCTCGAAGACTCCTGAAGGATAAGAAACTAACAGAGTAG
- a CDS encoding PDZ domain-containing protein: MAGFVTVLPSFFLNPLLYLFLLLFWRHYYRQIQFERKLYHVRYNNPWEQWFHSVVHGLFGGILASGLLFVLGVAVRPWDFWIIGGLSLVLALFQLQYLCFAYAAGWYALAAFLVQLWPQGKDLTWMSGGWEFMGEVHLPSILGVAAILHIAEAFLVKLNRGRGGSPLFIRGKRGRLLGAYQMQKFWLLPLLVIVPATSNVSMSAPSWWPMLLSVAGTSFALMLFPAAIGFAEVAISQLPKQKARASSRRLLLYSLILLGFAWSTHYFLWAGLMGAIFAIVGHEGMIRFGNWREGKGHPIFTQLGQGIVVLAVLPATPAEKMGIVAGDIILKVNGSDVREADDFYPALQLNSAFCKMEVRNVEGHIKYLQRAVYQGEHHQLGLVLAPDDHTPFYVDMKPVSLVHLIRQQIDKGA; encoded by the coding sequence GTGGCTGGATTCGTCACGGTACTTCCATCTTTTTTCTTGAATCCGTTACTTTATCTGTTTTTGCTTCTTTTTTGGAGGCATTACTATCGGCAGATTCAATTTGAACGGAAGCTTTATCATGTTCGTTATAATAATCCTTGGGAACAGTGGTTTCATTCCGTGGTCCATGGCTTGTTCGGGGGGATCTTGGCATCCGGTTTACTGTTTGTCTTAGGGGTTGCCGTTCGCCCATGGGACTTCTGGATCATAGGCGGACTTAGTCTCGTATTGGCTCTGTTCCAACTTCAATATTTGTGCTTTGCTTATGCTGCTGGATGGTATGCACTCGCGGCTTTCCTCGTGCAGCTATGGCCACAGGGAAAGGATCTCACCTGGATGAGTGGGGGTTGGGAATTCATGGGGGAAGTTCATCTCCCTTCCATTCTAGGTGTAGCGGCAATCTTGCATATCGCTGAAGCTTTTTTAGTGAAGCTGAATCGTGGACGAGGGGGATCTCCCTTGTTCATTCGAGGAAAGCGCGGAAGGTTGTTAGGAGCTTATCAGATGCAGAAGTTCTGGTTGTTGCCTCTGCTTGTTATCGTTCCGGCAACTTCGAATGTGTCCATGTCAGCCCCTTCTTGGTGGCCCATGCTTCTTTCTGTGGCTGGGACAAGCTTTGCTTTGATGCTCTTTCCGGCTGCAATTGGCTTCGCTGAAGTCGCGATATCCCAATTGCCAAAGCAGAAGGCAAGAGCCTCATCTCGAAGACTTCTACTATATAGCCTGATTCTTCTCGGTTTTGCTTGGTCTACACATTATTTCTTGTGGGCGGGGCTGATGGGAGCGATCTTTGCGATTGTCGGTCATGAAGGCATGATTCGATTCGGAAACTGGCGTGAAGGGAAAGGACATCCAATCTTTACACAATTGGGCCAAGGCATTGTCGTGCTTGCCGTGCTTCCTGCTACACCAGCGGAAAAAATGGGAATCGTAGCGGGAGACATCATTCTTAAGGTGAACGGATCAGACGTTCGAGAGGCCGATGACTTCTATCCAGCATTGCAACTCAATTCGGCCTTTTGTAAAATGGAAGTAAGAAATGTAGAAGGGCACATCAAGTATTTACAGCGGGCCGTTTATCAAGGGGAGCATCATCAGTTGGGTTTAGTTTTAGCTCCAGATGACCATACCCCATTCTATGTAGATATGAAGCCGGTCAGCTTGGTTCACCTGATTCGGCAGCAGATTGATAAGGGTGCCTAG